The Streptomyces sp. NBC_01689 genome includes a window with the following:
- the coaD gene encoding pantetheine-phosphate adenylyltransferase — translation MRRAVCPGSFDPITNGHLDIIARASRLYDVVHVVVMINQSKQGMFTVDERIELIREVTAEFGNVQVEAYHGLLVDFCKQRDIPAIVKGLRAVSDFDYELQMAQMNNGLSGVETLFIPTSPTYSFLSSSLVKEVANWGGDISHLVPPVVLEALKGRLGQE, via the coding sequence TTGCGCCGCGCCGTCTGTCCGGGGTCATTCGACCCCATCACCAATGGACACCTCGACATCATCGCCCGCGCTTCCAGGCTCTACGACGTCGTGCACGTCGTGGTGATGATCAACCAGTCGAAGCAGGGCATGTTCACCGTCGACGAGCGGATCGAGCTGATCCGCGAGGTCACCGCCGAGTTCGGCAACGTCCAGGTCGAGGCCTACCACGGCCTGCTCGTCGACTTCTGCAAGCAGCGGGACATCCCCGCCATCGTCAAGGGACTTCGCGCGGTCAGCGACTTCGACTACGAACTGCAGATGGCCCAGATGAACAACGGCCTCTCGGGCGTGGAGACGCTGTTCATCCCGACCAGCCCCACCTACAGCTTCCTCTCCTCCTCGCTGGTCAAGGAGGTCGCGAACTGGGGCGGCGACATCTCCCACCTGGTGCCGCCCGTCGTCCTGGAGGCCCTGAAGGGCCGGCTCGGCCAGGAGTGA
- the recG gene encoding ATP-dependent DNA helicase RecG, whose amino-acid sequence MDLVPALDEPLKKVLGPPTAKVMAEHLGLHTVGDLLHHYPRRYEERGQLTHLADLPMDEHVTVVAQVADARLLTFASSKAPRGKGQRLEVTITDGSGRLQLVFFGNGVHKPHKDLLPGTRAMFSGKVSVFNHRLQLAHPAYEPLRGDGADDTAAAESVDSWAGALIPIYPATAKLESWKIAKAVQTVLPSAQEAVDPLPDALREGRGLVSLPEALLKIHRPHTKADIGDARARLKWDEAFVLQVALARRRHADAQLPAAARRPRPDGLLTAFDAKLPFTLTEGQQKVSKEIFDDLATEHPMHRLLQGEVGSGKTMVALRAMLATVDAGGQAVMLAPTEVLAQQHHRSVTEMMGELAEGGTLGAAEHSTKVVLLTGSMGAAGRRQALLDLVTGEAGIVIGTHALIEDKVQFHDLGLVVVDEQHRFGVEQRDALRGKGKQPPHLLVMTATPIPRTVAMTVFGDLETSVLDQLPAGRSPIASHVVPAADKPHFLARAWERVREEVENGHQAYVVCPRIGDEEDDPKKGRKKSPEDEAEKRPPLAVLDVAQQLVKGPLQGLRVEVLHGRMPPDDKDAVMRRFTAGEADVLVATTVIEVGVNVPNATAMVIMDADRFGVSQLHQLRGRVGRGSAAGLCLLVSEMPEASPARRRLDAVASTLDGFELSRIDLEQRREGDVLGQAQSGVRSSLRMLAVIEDEEIIAEAREEAAEVVAADPELTGLPGLRTALEALLDEEREQYLDKG is encoded by the coding sequence ATGGATCTCGTGCCCGCGCTCGATGAACCACTGAAGAAGGTGCTCGGTCCCCCCACCGCGAAGGTGATGGCCGAGCACCTCGGCCTGCACACCGTCGGTGATCTCCTGCACCACTATCCGCGCAGATACGAGGAGCGCGGTCAGCTCACCCATCTCGCCGACCTGCCCATGGACGAGCACGTGACGGTGGTCGCCCAGGTCGCCGACGCGCGCCTGCTCACCTTCGCCTCGTCCAAGGCGCCCCGCGGCAAGGGCCAGCGGCTGGAGGTGACCATCACGGACGGCAGCGGACGCCTCCAGCTGGTCTTCTTCGGCAACGGCGTGCACAAACCCCACAAGGACCTGCTGCCCGGCACCCGCGCCATGTTCTCGGGCAAGGTCTCCGTCTTCAACCACCGCCTCCAGCTGGCCCATCCGGCGTACGAACCGCTGCGCGGCGACGGCGCCGACGACACGGCCGCCGCCGAGAGCGTCGACTCCTGGGCGGGCGCGCTCATCCCGATCTACCCGGCCACCGCCAAGCTGGAGTCCTGGAAGATCGCCAAGGCCGTGCAGACGGTGCTGCCCAGCGCCCAGGAGGCCGTCGACCCGCTGCCGGACGCCCTGCGCGAGGGCCGGGGCCTGGTCTCCCTGCCCGAGGCCCTGCTGAAGATCCACCGCCCGCACACCAAGGCCGACATCGGCGACGCGCGGGCCCGCCTCAAGTGGGACGAGGCCTTCGTCCTCCAGGTGGCGCTCGCCCGCCGCCGGCACGCCGACGCCCAACTCCCCGCGGCGGCCCGCAGACCCCGGCCGGACGGCCTGCTCACCGCCTTCGACGCCAAGCTGCCCTTCACCCTCACCGAGGGCCAGCAGAAGGTCTCCAAGGAGATCTTCGACGACCTGGCGACCGAGCACCCGATGCACCGGCTGCTCCAGGGAGAAGTCGGTTCCGGCAAGACGATGGTGGCCCTGCGCGCCATGCTCGCCACCGTCGACGCGGGCGGGCAGGCCGTGATGCTCGCGCCCACCGAGGTGCTCGCGCAGCAGCACCACCGGTCGGTCACCGAGATGATGGGGGAGCTGGCCGAGGGCGGCACGCTGGGCGCCGCCGAGCACTCCACCAAGGTCGTGCTGCTCACCGGCTCCATGGGGGCGGCGGGGCGCCGGCAGGCACTGCTCGACCTGGTCACCGGCGAGGCCGGCATCGTCATCGGCACGCACGCCCTGATCGAGGACAAGGTGCAGTTCCACGACCTGGGCCTGGTCGTGGTCGACGAGCAGCACCGCTTCGGCGTCGAGCAGCGCGACGCCCTGCGCGGCAAGGGCAAGCAGCCGCCGCACCTCCTGGTGATGACCGCCACGCCCATTCCCCGGACGGTCGCGATGACCGTCTTCGGCGACCTGGAGACCTCCGTCCTCGACCAGCTCCCCGCCGGGCGCTCGCCGATCGCCAGCCATGTCGTCCCCGCCGCGGACAAGCCGCACTTCCTCGCCCGCGCCTGGGAGCGCGTGCGCGAGGAGGTGGAGAACGGCCATCAGGCGTACGTGGTCTGCCCCCGCATCGGGGACGAGGAGGACGACCCGAAGAAGGGCAGGAAGAAGTCCCCCGAGGACGAGGCCGAGAAGCGCCCGCCGCTCGCCGTCCTCGACGTCGCCCAGCAGCTCGTCAAGGGCCCCCTCCAGGGACTCCGGGTCGAGGTCCTGCACGGCAGGATGCCGCCCGACGACAAGGACGCCGTGATGCGCCGCTTCACCGCGGGCGAGGCCGACGTGCTGGTCGCCACGACCGTCATCGAGGTCGGCGTGAACGTGCCGAACGCCACAGCGATGGTGATCATGGACGCCGACCGCTTCGGCGTCTCCCAGCTCCACCAGCTGCGCGGCCGGGTGGGCCGCGGCTCCGCCGCCGGACTCTGCCTGCTGGTCAGCGAGATGCCCGAGGCGAGCCCGGCCCGCCGGCGGCTGGACGCGGTGGCGTCCACCCTCGACGGCTTCGAGCTCTCCCGCATCGACCTCGAACAGCGCCGTGAGGGCGACGTCCTGGGCCAGGCCCAGTCCGGCGTCCGTTCCTCGCTGCGCATGCTCGCCGTCATCGAGGACGAGGAGATCATCGCGGAGGCCCGTGAGGAGGCCGCCGAGGTCGTCGCCGCCGACCCGGAGCTCACCGGCCTCCCGGGCCTGCGCACCGCCCTGGAGGCACTCCTGGACGAGGAGCGCGAGCAGTACCTCGACAAGGGCTGA
- a CDS encoding YceD family protein, with protein MNTHLDHRNPLVFDTHELGRRPGALQRLTRTIDAPSDLGIQGVIGVPEGAPVELELRLESVMEGVLVTGTARAQAEGECVRCLEPLEQSLAADFQEMFSYPDADDRGRAKAEPADDAEEDEDTLFIEDGLFDLEPVLRDAVVLALPMQPVCQDDCPGLCSECGVRLADDPDHHHDAVDIRWAALQGLAGSSGDGEKDELSGGALPSAHADEKQEK; from the coding sequence CTGAACACCCACCTCGACCACCGCAACCCTCTCGTGTTCGACACACACGAGCTGGGGCGGCGTCCTGGTGCGTTGCAGCGCCTTACCCGCACGATCGACGCTCCCTCGGATCTCGGGATCCAGGGCGTCATCGGAGTGCCGGAAGGCGCCCCGGTGGAGCTCGAACTCAGGCTCGAGTCCGTCATGGAAGGTGTGCTCGTCACAGGCACCGCCCGTGCACAGGCCGAGGGGGAGTGCGTAAGGTGTCTGGAGCCGCTCGAGCAGTCGCTCGCCGCGGACTTCCAGGAGATGTTCTCGTACCCTGACGCCGACGACCGGGGCCGCGCCAAAGCGGAGCCGGCCGACGACGCCGAGGAAGACGAGGACACGCTCTTCATCGAGGACGGCCTGTTCGACCTCGAACCCGTGCTGCGTGATGCGGTGGTGCTCGCACTGCCGATGCAGCCGGTGTGCCAGGACGACTGCCCCGGCCTGTGCTCCGAATGCGGAGTCCGGCTCGCGGACGACCCGGACCACCACCACGACGCCGTCGACATCCGTTGGGCGGCACTGCAGGGACTCGCTGGTTCATCCGGAGACGGCGAGAAGGACGAGTTGAGCGGCGGCGCGCTTCCATCAGCGCACGCCGACGAGAAGCAGGAGAAGTAG
- the rsmD gene encoding 16S rRNA (guanine(966)-N(2))-methyltransferase RsmD, which produces MTAADTPPAQRTLMTRVIAGRAGGRRLAVPPGTGTRPTSDRAREGLFSTWQSLLGGPLEGERVLDLYAGSGAVGLEALSRGAGHALLVEADARAARVIRENVKSLGLPGAEVRSGKAEQIVQAPASAEPYDLVFLDPPYAVSDDDLREILLTLRTQGWLAGEALVTVERSTRGGEFGWPDGFDALRARRYGEGTFWYGRAASTCEDAR; this is translated from the coding sequence CTGACGGCAGCCGACACACCACCAGCGCAAAGGACCCTCATGACCCGCGTGATCGCCGGCCGGGCCGGCGGACGCCGTCTGGCCGTCCCGCCGGGCACCGGCACCCGGCCCACCTCCGACCGGGCGCGTGAGGGCCTCTTCTCCACCTGGCAGTCCCTGCTCGGCGGCCCGCTGGAGGGCGAGCGCGTGCTCGACCTGTACGCGGGCTCCGGCGCCGTGGGCCTGGAGGCGCTGAGCCGCGGCGCCGGACACGCGCTACTCGTCGAGGCCGACGCCAGGGCCGCCCGCGTCATCCGGGAGAACGTGAAGTCGCTGGGCCTGCCCGGCGCCGAAGTCAGGTCCGGCAAAGCGGAACAGATCGTTCAGGCGCCGGCCTCCGCGGAACCGTACGACCTGGTCTTCCTCGACCCGCCCTACGCGGTGTCCGACGACGATCTTCGCGAGATCCTGCTCACACTCCGGACGCAGGGCTGGCTCGCGGGCGAAGCGCTCGTCACCGTGGAGCGCAGCACCAGAGGCGGCGAATTCGGATGGCCGGACGGCTTTGACGCACTCCGGGCCCGTCGTTACGGCGAGGGGACCTTTTGGTACGGTCGCGCCGCCTCTACGTGCGAAGACGCACGATGA
- the rpmF gene encoding 50S ribosomal protein L32 — translation MAVPKRKMSRSNTRHRRSQWKAAVPTLVACERCHEPKLQHIACPACGTYNKRQVLEV, via the coding sequence GTGGCTGTTCCGAAGCGGAAGATGTCGCGCAGCAACACGCGCCACCGCCGGTCGCAGTGGAAGGCTGCGGTCCCCACCCTGGTTGCGTGCGAGCGCTGCCACGAGCCCAAGCTGCAGCACATCGCGTGCCCGGCTTGCGGCACCTACAACAAGCGCCAGGTCCTCGAGGTCTGA
- a CDS encoding ATP synthase F0 subunit B translates to MDVQKKLDEIVSAVGSARSMPMSASCVVNRAELLSMLEEVRQALPGSLAQAEELIGGREQMVEQARMEAERIIETAHAERGSLISDTEVARRSQNEADRILAEARQEAEEVRAEADDYVDSKLANFEVVLTKTLGSVGRGREKLLGTGPGTDEQGYEDEDAPERSHDPETLRRNADEYVDVKLGAFEAVLAKTLEAVGRGRQKLHGRIASDDLGDLASFAEDGTPAQHTSDADYLAGLAELADVPERAVQAAPEVPAQPSYAQQQDAYAYQQQQADPYAYQQQYAQQDAYGYQQADPYAAYPQHGYDQQAAYDQGGQQGYPQQQPHALDPQANALDETSLFDTTMISAEQLRAYEQGR, encoded by the coding sequence GTGGACGTGCAGAAGAAGCTCGATGAGATCGTCTCGGCGGTCGGCAGCGCCCGCTCCATGCCCATGTCGGCCTCGTGCGTGGTCAACCGCGCCGAGCTGCTCTCGATGCTCGAAGAGGTGCGCCAGGCCCTGCCGGGCTCCCTCGCCCAGGCCGAGGAGCTCATCGGCGGCCGCGAGCAGATGGTCGAGCAGGCCCGCATGGAGGCCGAGCGGATCATCGAGACCGCGCACGCCGAGCGCGGCTCCCTGATCTCCGACACCGAGGTCGCCCGCCGTTCCCAGAACGAGGCGGACCGCATCCTCGCCGAGGCCCGTCAGGAGGCCGAGGAGGTCCGCGCCGAGGCCGACGACTACGTCGACTCCAAGCTCGCCAACTTCGAGGTCGTCCTGACCAAGACCCTCGGCTCCGTCGGCCGGGGCCGCGAGAAGCTCCTGGGCACCGGACCCGGCACCGACGAGCAGGGCTACGAGGACGAGGACGCCCCCGAGCGCAGCCACGACCCCGAGACGCTGCGCCGCAACGCCGACGAGTACGTCGACGTGAAGCTGGGCGCCTTCGAGGCCGTCCTCGCCAAGACCCTGGAGGCCGTGGGCCGCGGCCGGCAGAAGCTGCACGGCCGGATCGCCAGTGACGACCTGGGCGACCTGGCCTCCTTCGCCGAGGACGGCACCCCCGCCCAGCACACCAGCGACGCCGACTACCTGGCCGGTCTCGCCGAGCTCGCGGACGTCCCCGAGCGGGCCGTCCAGGCCGCCCCCGAGGTCCCGGCCCAGCCCTCCTACGCCCAGCAGCAGGACGCCTACGCGTACCAGCAGCAGCAGGCGGACCCCTACGCCTACCAGCAGCAGTACGCCCAGCAGGACGCGTACGGCTACCAGCAGGCCGACCCGTACGCCGCCTACCCGCAGCACGGCTACGACCAGCAGGCGGCCTACGACCAGGGCGGTCAGCAGGGCTATCCGCAGCAGCAGCCGCACGCGCTGGACCCGCAGGCGAACGCCCTCGACGAGACCAGCCTCTTCGACACCACCATGATCAGCGCCGAGCAGCTGCGGGCGTACGAACAGGGGCGCTGA
- a CDS encoding HSP90 family protein, with protein MDSQTSQPSPASPAPHSFQVDLRGLVDLLSHHLYSSPKVYLRELLQNAVDAITARRAEQPDAPATVRLHAADGTLRVEDSGVGLTESDVHSLLATIGRSSKRDDGIQAARSDFLGQFGIGLLACFVVAERIRVVSRSARTPDAAPVEWTATDDGSYTVRTLPHEARPEPGTTVHLVARAGAGEWLTEERVRSLARDFGALLPYDVRVGDEAIADLPAPWDRPYPSPATRRVALARHCRELFGFTPLDSVELNVPLAGVRGVAYVLPTAVSPAQRASHRVHLKGMLLTERAEQLLPDWAFFVRCVLDTDSLRPTASRESLYEDETLAAVREALGERIRSWLTGLAAGDPERLAAFLSVHHLGVKSLARHDKGMLRTMLPWLPFETTDGRLSLEEFAQRHPVVHFTRTVEEYRQVAPIASAQGIGVVNGGYTYDSELVEALPSVRPGSVVAELDADTVTAHLDAVDPAEELALSGFLAAARARLDPLGCDVSLRAFHPLSVPALHLDDRAARHEQARAEAEEQADDLWAGILGSLRGSAPRARLVLNHLNPLIRRISSLDDPELIGTATESLYGQALLMAQRPLRPADSALLNRAFIGLLEWATHTDPGEDDRR; from the coding sequence ATGGACTCCCAGACCTCACAGCCCTCCCCGGCATCCCCGGCACCCCATTCGTTCCAGGTCGACCTGCGTGGTCTGGTGGACCTGCTCTCCCATCACCTGTACTCGAGCCCCAAGGTCTATCTGCGCGAACTGCTGCAGAACGCGGTGGACGCGATCACCGCCCGGCGTGCCGAGCAGCCGGACGCGCCCGCCACCGTGCGGCTGCACGCGGCGGACGGCACCCTGCGGGTGGAGGACTCCGGCGTCGGGCTCACCGAGTCCGACGTGCACAGCCTCCTCGCGACGATCGGCCGCAGCTCCAAGCGGGACGACGGCATCCAGGCGGCCCGCTCCGACTTCCTGGGGCAGTTCGGCATCGGCCTGCTGGCCTGCTTCGTGGTCGCCGAGCGCATCCGGGTCGTCAGCCGCAGCGCCCGGACGCCCGACGCGGCGCCCGTGGAGTGGACGGCGACCGACGACGGTTCGTACACCGTGCGCACGCTGCCGCACGAGGCCCGTCCCGAACCGGGCACCACCGTGCACCTGGTGGCGCGCGCCGGAGCCGGCGAGTGGCTCACCGAGGAGCGGGTGCGGTCCCTGGCCCGCGACTTCGGCGCCCTGCTGCCCTACGACGTGCGCGTCGGCGACGAGGCGATCGCGGACCTTCCCGCGCCCTGGGACCGCCCGTACCCGAGCCCCGCCACCCGCAGGGTGGCCCTGGCCCGGCACTGCCGTGAGCTGTTCGGCTTCACCCCGCTGGACTCGGTCGAGCTGAACGTGCCGCTCGCCGGGGTGCGGGGCGTCGCGTACGTCCTGCCGACCGCGGTCAGCCCCGCGCAGCGGGCGAGCCACCGGGTGCACCTCAAGGGCATGCTGCTGACCGAGCGGGCCGAACAGCTGCTGCCCGACTGGGCGTTCTTCGTGCGCTGCGTCCTGGACACCGACAGCCTGCGGCCCACCGCGTCGCGCGAGTCGCTCTACGAGGACGAGACCCTGGCGGCGGTGCGCGAGGCCCTCGGCGAGCGCATCCGGTCGTGGCTGACGGGACTCGCCGCGGGCGACCCGGAGCGGCTGGCGGCCTTCCTCTCCGTCCACCACCTGGGCGTGAAGTCACTGGCCCGGCACGACAAGGGAATGCTGCGGACGATGCTGCCGTGGCTGCCCTTCGAGACGACCGACGGACGCCTGTCCCTGGAGGAGTTCGCGCAGCGCCACCCGGTGGTGCACTTCACGCGCACGGTGGAGGAGTACCGCCAGGTCGCGCCCATCGCCTCCGCGCAGGGCATCGGCGTCGTCAACGGCGGCTACACCTACGACAGCGAGCTGGTGGAGGCGCTGCCCTCGGTCCGTCCGGGCTCGGTGGTCGCGGAGCTGGACGCCGACACCGTGACCGCGCACCTGGACGCCGTGGACCCGGCCGAGGAACTGGCCCTGTCGGGCTTCCTGGCGGCAGCGCGGGCCCGGCTCGACCCGCTGGGCTGCGACGTGTCGCTGCGCGCGTTCCATCCGCTCTCGGTCCCGGCCCTGCACCTGGACGACCGGGCCGCCCGCCACGAGCAGGCCCGCGCGGAGGCCGAGGAGCAGGCCGACGACCTGTGGGCGGGCATTCTGGGTTCGCTGCGCGGCAGCGCCCCGCGCGCGCGTCTGGTGCTCAACCATCTCAACCCGCTGATCCGGCGGATCAGCTCGCTCGACGACCCCGAGCTGATCGGCACCGCCACGGAGTCCCTCTACGGTCAGGCCCTCCTGATGGCACAGCGCCCGCTGCGGCCCGCCGACTCGGCGCTCCTCAACCGCGCGTTCATCGGCCTTCTGGAATGGGCCACCCACACCGACCCCGGAGAGGACGACCGCCGATGA
- a CDS encoding tetratricopeptide repeat protein: protein MSGPAMDFDTLRQAMGDNYEQPEGPARNARAEQLLAEAEKLDIPLAVIEALGHQLKVYNYSSEKDKMFVPFARLLRLWDEHPEDFDEYEIHSLHWVFKWMSAGMLDQPHIPLASIEKWLGEMEYRYRLAGHSERAVRGAEFSVAAHLGDLERAERAYAAWLAADRDSMADCHACELHSQGWWRAERDADTEALELWRPVLEGEHSCAHEPHTVLASSLVPLLRLGRPEEARAHHLRGLRLVRPMESMRAAYADHVEFCALSGNEARALELLAERPAYFTDSGDPRSKLDYLAVTALVMDRLTGLGLGGRTVPGPAGRTWTADELAVHARVEALSLAARFDARNGTSYVSERARARMDRRPLVDRLPLGVRSARQAPKTAAADAPPRPGTAADGTGPAAGEGSQPTAGSGLPALLAEARRLSQSRSPDAVAAWAAVSRAAEGRELEIRDRAEIADHAAMERGPEGIALFHEAADLYDAAGDPGEALAARARAAYVLALVGGAEEALATVTGLRERALALFADGGTGVSQTASVLVGRARILVHRVQEDGEPDGSGAADRAGAAESAVRELLAFAEPHAADVRMASRAAEAQAMLGELAAHSGDAATAAELLGRAAEAFVAAGLPWFAVEYESRLAGIARHLDDVEGAERAARAALEHGGSRLEPMGQAQLHLQLAEILGGTEQVAAAADHALEAAHWADEAGQGPTLGAWARHQLGGFLLRQERWAEAAEILESALPDLTADMHGDGALVQTRWWLGDCLTELGEHRAAAEHWLRAADVARHWPEQRDHAMLAHLAAEALGRAGLPAEAERAYARAGDLWRELGNTHALVRSLRARAWVALRTEAGLDGARELMATAVRECEEGVGAVSAADEQDPRAALRLVSELGHTHRQFGDLVARSVTDGTEEDVARERFEQALDRLTSAVSVFASLGGEALHARTGAELGAGWLEADLRRPGAAVERARGVLSAYAGAAEGDEVVGARRAEAENLLRVVEERAED from the coding sequence ATGAGCGGCCCGGCGATGGACTTCGACACCCTGCGCCAGGCGATGGGGGACAACTACGAGCAGCCGGAGGGACCCGCCCGCAACGCGCGCGCGGAGCAGCTGCTCGCCGAGGCGGAGAAGCTGGACATCCCGCTCGCCGTGATCGAGGCGCTCGGACACCAGCTGAAGGTCTACAACTACAGCTCCGAGAAGGACAAGATGTTCGTCCCCTTCGCGCGCCTGCTGCGCCTGTGGGACGAACACCCCGAGGACTTCGACGAGTACGAGATCCACTCGCTGCACTGGGTCTTCAAGTGGATGTCGGCCGGCATGCTCGACCAGCCGCACATCCCGCTCGCCTCCATAGAGAAGTGGCTCGGCGAGATGGAGTACCGCTACCGGCTCGCCGGTCACTCCGAACGTGCCGTGCGCGGGGCCGAGTTCAGCGTCGCCGCGCACCTGGGGGATCTGGAGCGCGCGGAGCGGGCGTATGCCGCCTGGCTCGCCGCCGACCGGGACAGCATGGCCGACTGCCACGCGTGCGAACTGCACAGCCAGGGCTGGTGGCGCGCCGAGCGCGACGCCGACACGGAGGCGCTGGAACTGTGGCGCCCGGTCCTGGAGGGCGAGCACAGCTGCGCCCACGAGCCGCACACCGTGCTGGCCTCCTCCCTTGTCCCGCTGCTGCGTCTGGGCCGCCCGGAGGAGGCCCGCGCCCATCATCTCCGGGGGCTGCGTCTGGTGCGTCCCATGGAGAGCATGCGCGCGGCCTACGCGGACCACGTGGAGTTCTGCGCGCTGTCGGGGAACGAGGCCCGCGCCCTGGAGCTGCTCGCCGAGCGGCCCGCCTACTTCACCGACTCGGGCGACCCGCGCAGCAAGCTCGACTACCTGGCCGTCACCGCGCTGGTGATGGACCGCCTGACCGGGCTCGGCCTCGGCGGACGGACGGTGCCCGGACCGGCCGGGCGCACCTGGACCGCGGACGAACTCGCCGTCCACGCGCGTGTGGAGGCCCTTTCCCTCGCGGCGCGCTTCGACGCGCGCAACGGCACGTCGTACGTCAGCGAGCGGGCCCGGGCGCGCATGGACCGGCGTCCGCTGGTGGACCGGCTGCCGCTCGGCGTGCGCTCGGCACGGCAGGCGCCGAAGACGGCGGCAGCGGACGCGCCGCCGCGTCCCGGGACGGCAGCGGACGGGACGGGTCCGGCGGCGGGCGAGGGCTCGCAACCCACTGCCGGGTCCGGCCTGCCCGCGCTGCTCGCCGAGGCGCGTCGGCTGTCGCAGTCCCGCAGCCCGGACGCCGTTGCGGCCTGGGCGGCGGTCTCGCGGGCCGCCGAGGGCCGGGAGCTGGAGATCCGTGACCGTGCGGAGATCGCCGACCACGCGGCGATGGAGCGCGGGCCCGAGGGCATCGCTCTCTTCCACGAGGCCGCGGACCTGTACGACGCGGCGGGCGACCCCGGTGAGGCGCTCGCCGCCCGGGCCCGGGCCGCCTACGTCCTCGCCCTCGTCGGCGGGGCCGAGGAGGCGCTGGCGACCGTCACGGGGTTGCGCGAGCGGGCGCTCGCACTGTTCGCGGACGGCGGGACGGGGGTGTCGCAGACGGCGTCCGTGCTGGTGGGACGGGCCCGGATCCTGGTGCACCGGGTGCAGGAGGACGGCGAACCGGACGGGTCCGGGGCGGCCGACCGGGCCGGGGCCGCCGAGTCCGCGGTACGGGAGTTGCTGGCGTTCGCCGAGCCGCATGCCGCGGACGTACGAATGGCCTCGCGGGCCGCGGAGGCACAGGCGATGCTCGGCGAGCTCGCGGCGCACTCCGGGGACGCCGCGACGGCCGCCGAGCTGCTCGGGCGGGCGGCCGAGGCGTTCGTGGCGGCCGGGCTGCCGTGGTTCGCCGTGGAGTACGAGTCCCGGCTCGCCGGGATCGCCCGGCACCTGGACGACGTGGAGGGTGCCGAGCGGGCGGCGCGGGCCGCGCTGGAGCACGGCGGGTCCCGCCTGGAACCGATGGGCCAGGCGCAGCTGCACCTCCAGCTCGCCGAGATCCTCGGCGGGACCGAGCAGGTCGCGGCCGCCGCGGACCACGCCCTGGAGGCCGCGCACTGGGCCGACGAGGCGGGTCAGGGGCCGACGCTCGGCGCCTGGGCGCGCCACCAGCTGGGCGGGTTCCTGCTCCGGCAGGAGCGTTGGGCCGAGGCCGCGGAGATCCTGGAGTCGGCGCTGCCCGATCTCACCGCCGACATGCACGGCGACGGCGCGCTCGTGCAGACCCGGTGGTGGCTCGGCGACTGCCTCACCGAGCTGGGCGAACACCGGGCCGCGGCCGAACACTGGCTGCGGGCCGCGGACGTCGCCCGGCACTGGCCCGAGCAGCGCGACCACGCGATGCTCGCCCATCTCGCCGCCGAGGCGCTCGGCCGCGCCGGGCTGCCCGCCGAGGCGGAGCGGGCCTACGCGCGGGCCGGCGACCTGTGGCGGGAGCTCGGCAACACGCACGCGCTGGTCCGGTCGCTGCGCGCCCGGGCCTGGGTCGCGCTGCGGACGGAAGCGGGGCTGGACGGCGCGCGGGAGCTGATGGCGACGGCGGTGCGGGAGTGCGAGGAGGGGGTGGGGGCCGTCTCCGCGGCGGACGAACAGGACCCGCGGGCAGCGCTCCGGCTGGTCTCGGAACTCGGCCACACCCACCGGCAGTTCGGCGACCTCGTCGCGCGGTCCGTCACCGACGGCACGGAGGAGGACGTCGCGCGGGAGCGTTTCGAGCAGGCGTTGGACCGGCTCACGAGCGCCGTGTCGGTGTTCGCGTCCCTGGGCGGCGAGGCGCTCCACGCGCGGACCGGGGCCGAGCTCGGAGCGGGGTGGCTGGAGGCTGATCTGCGGCGGCCCGGTGCCGCGGTGGAGCGGGCGCGGGGGGTTCTTTCCGCGTACGCCGGGGCGGCGGAGGGGGACGAGGTCGTGGGAGCGCGGCGGGCCGAGGCGGAGAACCTGCTGCGGGTGGTGGAGGAGCGGGCGGAGGACTGA